A window of the Branchiostoma lanceolatum isolate klBraLanc5 chromosome 13, klBraLanc5.hap2, whole genome shotgun sequence genome harbors these coding sequences:
- the LOC136447830 gene encoding uncharacterized protein yields MVRWSSVVVIALVAASQDGVFGAKLNQRRSLSAQLPVKRLRHVRGKNATMVHSKLPPLQNKPGQVKDGHVTVNDVGRAESPQKEKQKDLPQNKSRDSRPGQSRDVYVEATNTDTKEQLISKETCTSPRCQVTPFCSYNHSEISCSCAEEGENETEAEVNCTLYNLAAIFDVFHEDATVTSVCVETRLLSVYELDCHIKGVGGLTYVIRVDRWGEATPGGLAELAPGWEEAKHRGQGMEHLTACLLQLQLQSQEVLIKDDWTDSTLKTAITIAGIIISVFMIIFIFYSCSAL; encoded by the coding sequence ATGGTGCGCTGGTCCAGCGTCGTGGTCATCGCTCTAGTAGCGGCCTCCCAGGATGGAGTCTTCGGCGCCAAACTCAACCAGCGCCGCAGCCTGTCTGCACAGCTCCCGGTGAAGCGGCTCCGGCATGTCCGCGGGAAGAACGCGACCATGGTGCACTCCAAGCTGCCTCCGCTGCAGAATAAACCTGGCCAGGTGAAGGACGGTCACGTGACGGTGAATGACGTTGGCAGAGCGGAGAGTCCACAAAAGGAGAAACAAAAGGACTTACCCCAGAACAAATCACGTGACTCACGCCCTGGCCAATCACGCGATGTATACGTAGAAGCGACCAACACGGACACGAAGGAGCAGCTGATCTCCAAGGAGACGTGCACAAGCCCGCGTTGCCAGGTGACGCCGTTCTGCTCCTATAACCACTCGGAGATAAGCTGCTCATGCGCAGAAGAGGGAGAGAATGAAACCGAGGCTGAGGTGAACTGCACGCTGTACAACCTTGCCGCCATCTTTGACGTGTTCCATGAGGACGCCACGGTGACATCAGTGTGCGTGGAGACGCGGCTGCTGTCCGTGTACGAGCTGGACTGCCACATCAAGGGCGTGGGGGGGCTGACCTACGTCATCCGGGTGGACCGGTGGGGGGAGGCGACGCCCGGGGGGTTAGCGGAACTGGCGCCGGGGTGGGAGGAAGCGAAACACCGGGGGCAAGGCATGGAGCACCTGACCGCATGTCTGCTGCAGTTACAGTTACAGTCGCAGGAGGTCCTCATCAAGGACGACTGGACGGATTCGACGCTGAAGACTGCAATTACAATTGCGGGGATCATCATCAGCGTCTTCATGATCATCTTTATCTTCTACTCCTGCAGTGCGCTCTGA